Proteins found in one Maridesulfovibrio sp. genomic segment:
- a CDS encoding DUF202 domain-containing protein, translating into MAGHESDNLDNNELARMRTLLANERTFLAWCRTALGLFGFGFVIEKARLYMQKMLPGTPDAMLSEMNFLGVFIIMSGMVILVSAAFRFYRFEKSVGARVRWTTPYPELLVTVAVGVVLIFSSIAGKIFF; encoded by the coding sequence ATGGCTGGACATGAAAGTGATAATCTGGACAATAACGAGCTTGCCAGAATGAGAACCCTGCTGGCAAATGAGCGTACTTTTCTGGCCTGGTGCCGGACGGCTCTGGGGTTGTTCGGATTCGGGTTCGTTATTGAGAAGGCTAGACTGTACATGCAAAAAATGCTGCCCGGAACACCTGATGCGATGCTCAGCGAAATGAATTTTCTAGGTGTATTCATCATTATGTCAGGAATGGTTATTCTGGTCAGCGCAGCTTTCCGTTTCTACCGTTTTGAAAAGAGCGTTGGAGCACGGGTCCGCTGGACAACGCCGTATCCTGAACTGCTGGTCACCGTGGCTGTAGGCGTAGTTCTGATTTTCAGTTCCATCGCCGGAAAGATTTTTTTTTAA